A part of Winslowiella toletana genomic DNA contains:
- a CDS encoding TetR/AcrR family transcriptional regulator: protein MTTSDCKISSPSRQRVLTAARHCFARDGFHGASMKSICKACDMSPGTLYHHFASKEALIEEIIQQDQQRAFARFDDSAEQRDVVEEMIANLLAVREEDQAQRSLVIEIMAEGMRNPLVAEMLERKHQAIMQRVIERLEKGKAQGAIAANIDLNAVASLLLSLTYGVLADTGSAMQLSDQQRRNTLTAMINGLLGIRQ, encoded by the coding sequence GTGACGACTTCTGATTGCAAAATTTCTTCTCCGTCGCGACAGCGCGTGCTGACCGCCGCGCGCCACTGTTTTGCGCGCGATGGTTTTCATGGCGCCTCGATGAAAAGCATCTGCAAGGCCTGTGATATGAGTCCGGGCACGCTGTATCACCACTTTGCCAGCAAAGAAGCGCTGATCGAGGAAATTATTCAGCAGGATCAACAACGTGCCTTTGCACGCTTTGATGACAGCGCCGAACAGCGCGATGTGGTTGAGGAGATGATTGCTAACCTGCTGGCGGTACGTGAAGAAGATCAGGCGCAGCGTTCGCTGGTCATCGAAATCATGGCCGAAGGTATGCGCAATCCGCTGGTGGCAGAGATGCTGGAGCGCAAGCACCAGGCGATTATGCAGCGGGTGATTGAGCGTCTGGAGAAGGGCAAAGCGCAAGGCGCGATTGCGGCGAATATCGATTTAAACGCGGTAGCCAGTTTGTTACTGTCGCTAACCTATGGCGTGCTGGCGGATACCGGCAGCGCGATGCAGCTTAGTGACCAGCAGCGGCGAAACACCCTGACCGCCATGATTAATGGTCTGCTGGGTATCCGGCAGTAA
- the uidA gene encoding beta-glucuronidase — protein MLKPVETRSREIKNLDGLWAFVVDSDNQGMNQQWWRQPLQNSREIAVPGSFNEQFADADIRNHVGNVWYQRNVIVPAGWEGRRVVLRFDAVTHYGKVWVNEQQVMEHQGGYTPFEHDISHLLQAGEPLRITVCVNNQLSWQTIPPGMVVEDEEGKREQLYFHDFFNYAGIHRSVMLYTTPKNPISDVHVVTSLTENHQQATVSYQVKASGKVSVLLKDHQQNVVAQGSGPQGDLLVKSPTLWQPGEGYLYTLWVENEADGQQDHYFVRVGIRTVKVVGEQFLINDKPFYFTGFGRHEDADIRGKGFDNVLMVHDHALMSWIGANSYRTSHYPYAEEMLDWADEHGIVVINETPAVGLNLALGITFSQNTMPEALFSEEAVNQQTQQAHLRAIEELIARDKNHPSVVMWSIANEPDANQTGARDYFAPLAAATRKLDPSRPITCVNVMFCTAESDTITDLFDVVCLNRYFGWYTQSGNLEKAEQQLEKELRAWQEKLHRPIIITEYGADTLAGLHSTYQEMWSEEFQNAFLAMYHRVFDRVGAVVGEHVWNFADFATSQNIIRVGGNKKGVFTRDRKPKSSAFVLRERWTSQQPFIKPGSAE, from the coding sequence ATGTTAAAACCAGTAGAAACCCGATCCCGTGAAATTAAGAATCTGGATGGCTTATGGGCGTTTGTGGTCGACAGCGACAATCAGGGAATGAACCAGCAGTGGTGGCGTCAGCCGTTGCAAAACAGCCGTGAGATTGCGGTGCCGGGCAGCTTTAATGAGCAGTTCGCCGATGCTGATATTCGCAACCATGTCGGCAATGTCTGGTATCAGCGGAACGTTATCGTACCGGCTGGCTGGGAGGGCCGCCGGGTGGTGCTGCGTTTTGATGCGGTCACCCACTATGGCAAAGTGTGGGTCAACGAGCAGCAGGTGATGGAACATCAGGGCGGTTATACACCGTTTGAGCATGATATCAGCCATCTGCTGCAAGCGGGTGAACCGCTGCGGATCACCGTCTGCGTCAATAACCAGTTAAGCTGGCAGACTATCCCGCCAGGCATGGTGGTGGAAGATGAAGAAGGGAAACGCGAACAGCTCTATTTCCATGACTTCTTTAACTACGCCGGTATTCACCGCAGCGTGATGTTGTATACCACGCCGAAAAATCCTATCAGCGATGTGCATGTGGTGACCTCGCTGACCGAAAACCATCAGCAGGCTACCGTCAGCTATCAGGTCAAAGCGTCGGGTAAGGTCAGCGTACTGCTGAAAGATCATCAGCAAAATGTGGTGGCGCAGGGCAGCGGGCCACAGGGCGATCTGCTGGTCAAGTCACCGACATTATGGCAACCGGGTGAAGGCTATCTCTATACCTTGTGGGTGGAGAACGAGGCGGACGGCCAGCAGGATCACTATTTTGTCCGCGTCGGTATTCGTACGGTTAAAGTCGTCGGCGAACAGTTCCTGATTAACGATAAACCGTTCTATTTCACCGGTTTTGGCCGCCATGAAGATGCTGATATTCGCGGTAAAGGATTTGATAATGTACTGATGGTGCACGACCACGCGCTGATGAGCTGGATCGGCGCTAACTCTTACCGCACCTCGCACTATCCCTACGCGGAAGAGATGCTCGACTGGGCCGACGAACACGGCATTGTGGTGATCAATGAAACCCCGGCGGTGGGCCTTAACCTCGCGCTGGGTATTACGTTTAGTCAGAATACGATGCCGGAAGCGCTGTTCTCTGAGGAAGCCGTTAATCAGCAAACACAGCAGGCGCATCTGCGGGCAATTGAAGAGCTGATTGCCCGCGACAAAAATCACCCGTCGGTAGTGATGTGGAGCATCGCCAATGAGCCGGATGCTAACCAGACCGGCGCGCGTGACTACTTCGCGCCGCTGGCGGCAGCGACACGCAAACTGGATCCCAGCCGTCCGATCACCTGCGTCAATGTTATGTTCTGTACGGCAGAAAGCGACACCATCACCGATCTGTTTGATGTGGTCTGCCTCAATCGTTACTTCGGCTGGTACACTCAGTCCGGCAACCTCGAGAAAGCGGAACAGCAGCTGGAGAAAGAGTTACGGGCATGGCAGGAGAAGCTGCATCGTCCGATTATTATCACCGAATATGGCGCCGATACGCTGGCCGGTCTGCACTCTACGTATCAGGAGATGTGGAGCGAAGAGTTCCAGAATGCCTTCCTGGCGATGTATCACCGGGTATTCGACCGCGTGGGGGCGGTAGTGGGCGAACATGTGTGGAACTTCGCCGACTTTGCTACCTCACAGAACATTATTCGCGTCGGTGGGAATAAAAAAGGGGTGTTTACCCGCGACAGAAAACCGAAGTCTTCGGCCTTTGTCCTGCGCGAACGCTGGACTTCTCAGCAGCCGTTTATCAAGCCCGGCAGCGCGGAGTAA
- the uidB gene encoding glucuronide transporter: MKNSLTWKNIVGYGLGDVANNFAFAMGAMFLLNYYTDTVGINAAVAGTMLLLVRIFDAVADVVVGRVVDSTQTRWGKFRPFILFGAVPLMVFSVLVFSVPTALSDSHKIFYMYLTYMGLGLAYSLVNIPYGSLSTAMTQHPEERAKLGAARTIMASFTYTLLAFVIAPAINSRHGESQSVYTLYTCVLAVVGVALYWICFRTTQENITRVVQQPTLRISLKTIKRNRPLIILCLVAIATLTGTFSLSAAGLYYVRYILHDMSYFSVLIFIQTFLGAVLAAPLVPRLVKRYGKKSTFILGSGIAALSYLTLFFFLSSSIYMAFFLFACASFGASLCMTVMWALEADTVEYGEYQTGVRIEGLTYSLFSFTRKCGQAIGGSLPAFILVGFGYVSNQPQTAEAITGIKLAVAIIPALCLFLAFIGMCCYPLTEKKYQEIVQEIEKRKTTSQQFLEQLEEHKVYRSKIE, from the coding sequence ATGAAAAATAGCCTCACATGGAAAAATATTGTGGGCTATGGCTTAGGCGATGTTGCTAACAACTTCGCCTTTGCTATGGGCGCGATGTTTTTGCTGAATTACTACACCGATACCGTCGGCATTAATGCCGCGGTAGCCGGGACGATGTTGTTACTGGTGCGGATCTTCGATGCGGTGGCGGATGTGGTGGTGGGCCGGGTGGTCGACAGCACGCAAACGCGCTGGGGAAAATTCCGCCCCTTTATTCTGTTTGGCGCCGTACCGCTGATGGTATTTAGCGTGCTGGTATTCTCAGTTCCCACCGCGCTAAGCGACAGCCATAAAATCTTTTATATGTATCTGACCTATATGGGGCTCGGACTGGCCTATTCGCTGGTCAATATTCCCTACGGTTCACTCTCTACCGCCATGACTCAGCATCCCGAGGAGCGGGCAAAGCTGGGCGCGGCGCGCACCATTATGGCCTCTTTTACCTATACGCTGCTGGCGTTTGTGATTGCTCCGGCGATTAACAGCAGACACGGTGAGTCGCAGTCTGTCTATACCCTCTACACCTGTGTGCTGGCAGTGGTTGGCGTGGCGCTGTACTGGATCTGTTTCCGCACCACTCAGGAGAATATTACCCGGGTGGTTCAGCAACCGACGCTGCGCATCAGCCTGAAAACCATTAAGCGCAACCGGCCACTGATTATTCTCTGTCTGGTGGCGATAGCGACACTGACCGGCACCTTCTCCCTCAGCGCCGCCGGGCTGTATTACGTACGCTATATTCTGCATGATATGAGCTATTTTAGCGTGCTGATCTTTATTCAGACCTTTCTCGGCGCTGTGTTAGCGGCTCCGTTAGTGCCGCGGCTGGTCAAACGTTACGGTAAGAAATCCACTTTTATTCTCGGCTCGGGGATCGCCGCGCTCAGTTATCTGACGCTGTTCTTCTTTCTCTCCTCTTCGATCTATATGGCGTTTTTCCTGTTCGCCTGCGCCTCGTTTGGCGCCAGTCTGTGTATGACCGTGATGTGGGCGCTGGAAGCCGATACGGTTGAATATGGCGAATACCAGACCGGCGTGCGGATTGAAGGACTGACCTATTCGCTGTTCTCCTTTACGCGTAAATGCGGTCAGGCGATTGGCGGCTCGCTACCGGCGTTTATTCTGGTGGGATTTGGTTATGTCTCCAATCAGCCGCAAACCGCCGAGGCCATCACCGGTATTAAACTGGCGGTGGCGATTATTCCGGCCCTTTGCCTGTTCCTCGCCTTTATTGGTATGTGCTGTTATCCACTCACCGAAAAGAAATATCAGGAGATCGTACAGGAGATTGAAAAAAGAAAAACCACCAGTCAGCAATTCCTTGAACAACTCGAAGAGCATAAGGTTTATCGCAGCAAAATCGAATAA
- a CDS encoding shikimate 5-dehydrogenase, which translates to MSKNLNKDTKVCMSLAARPGNFGTRFHNYLYDALDLDYLYKAFTTSDLAAAIGGVRALGIRGCAISMPFKEACIPMVDELDASAKAINSVNTIVNTDGYLKAWNTDYIAIATLLKQYQVPTEMSFALRGSGGMAKAVACALKDAGFKHGYIIAKNETTGRQLAELCGFEWRLSLEGVPAPGLLINATPVGMSGGVDADKLSFSAEEIAAASVIFEVVALPEQTPLVASARSQHKTVITGAEVFAIQAVEQFVLYTGIRPDDALFQQAAAYSRQ; encoded by the coding sequence ATGAGTAAAAATCTGAACAAAGACACCAAAGTCTGCATGTCCCTGGCCGCGCGCCCCGGCAACTTCGGTACCCGCTTCCATAACTATCTGTATGACGCGCTGGATCTCGATTACCTGTATAAAGCCTTTACCACCAGCGATCTGGCGGCCGCCATCGGCGGCGTACGCGCGCTGGGTATTCGCGGCTGCGCCATCTCAATGCCGTTTAAAGAGGCCTGTATTCCCATGGTTGACGAGCTGGACGCCTCAGCGAAAGCGATCAACTCGGTTAATACCATCGTTAATACCGATGGCTATCTGAAAGCCTGGAACACCGACTATATCGCTATTGCCACCCTGTTGAAGCAGTATCAGGTGCCGACAGAGATGAGTTTTGCGCTGCGCGGCAGCGGCGGCATGGCCAAAGCAGTGGCCTGCGCGTTAAAAGATGCCGGTTTTAAGCACGGCTATATTATTGCTAAAAATGAAACCACGGGTCGTCAGCTGGCGGAGCTGTGCGGCTTTGAATGGCGTCTGAGTCTCGAAGGGGTGCCAGCGCCCGGCTTATTAATTAACGCCACGCCAGTCGGCATGAGCGGCGGTGTCGATGCCGATAAACTGTCGTTTAGCGCTGAAGAGATTGCCGCCGCCAGCGTGATATTTGAGGTGGTCGCGCTACCGGAACAGACGCCGCTGGTCGCCAGCGCGCGCAGCCAGCATAAAACGGTGATTACCGGCGCGGAAGTGTTTGCCATTCAGGCGGTCGAGCAGTTTGTGCTGTATACCGGCATCCGCCCGGATGACGCATTATTCCAGCAGGCCGCCGCTTACTCGCGGCAGTAG
- a CDS encoding LysR family transcriptional regulator gives MKNRVLNERDLRALRIFCVAAQAGGFSAAENKLNMTKTTISRQIKSVEDTLGARLCSRGPQGFELTEAGKAALVYAQEALDALDRIFPAIDASREIISGDLSIGFSDNIIGNPGGFLHLALKELHHTAPLVNLSLHTLTAPQLIQALLDRKLDIALKGIMEHQKVISLRYIELYSESHQLYFIGSEVTGEKRPVVFRHQQAFVEESISRMGYRRGPEANGIEAVAMLIATGQYVGILPTHYADLLRPVLPLQEVPGTPRWEVKHYAVTHGSRPLSPAAETMLKLLLSSHRRQS, from the coding sequence ATGAAAAATAGAGTGCTGAATGAACGTGATTTAAGGGCGTTACGTATATTTTGCGTGGCGGCGCAGGCGGGTGGTTTTTCCGCAGCAGAAAATAAACTGAATATGACTAAAACCACCATTAGCCGGCAGATTAAATCGGTAGAAGATACGCTCGGCGCCAGGCTTTGCAGCCGTGGGCCGCAGGGCTTTGAGCTTACCGAGGCCGGTAAAGCCGCACTGGTTTATGCCCAGGAAGCGCTGGATGCCCTTGACCGTATATTTCCGGCGATTGATGCCAGCCGCGAAATTATTTCCGGCGATCTATCCATAGGATTTTCTGATAATATCATTGGCAATCCCGGTGGTTTTTTACATCTGGCATTAAAGGAATTACATCATACTGCGCCGCTGGTAAATTTATCGCTGCATACACTTACCGCGCCACAGCTTATTCAGGCGCTGCTTGATCGCAAACTGGATATAGCGCTAAAAGGCATCATGGAACATCAGAAGGTCATATCTTTACGTTATATTGAATTGTATAGCGAAAGCCATCAGCTCTATTTTATTGGCAGTGAAGTCACCGGTGAAAAACGGCCGGTGGTATTCCGTCATCAGCAGGCGTTTGTTGAAGAGAGTATCAGCCGGATGGGCTACCGTCGTGGCCCGGAAGCCAACGGCATTGAAGCGGTAGCAATGCTGATTGCCACCGGCCAGTATGTCGGCATTTTGCCGACCCACTATGCCGATCTGTTACGTCCGGTGCTGCCGTTGCAGGAAGTGCCCGGCACGCCGCGCTGGGAAGTAAAACATTATGCGGTCACCCACGGCTCACGTCCGCTCTCTCCCGCCGCTGAAACGATGCTGAAGCTGCTGCTCTCCAGCCACCGGCGCCAGAGCTAA
- a CDS encoding agmatinase, with protein sequence MSEQLTIAPKTNHKSLLFSELALDLDNLQAHFAVLGMPYGAAYTPQDYNNDQTNAPTAIRQASDRVIRSPERFDFDIDGPLLQGRDDVRFVDCGDVPADLSDPRGHFRRAELATRKILAAGAIPIVLGGDHGITNPILRAFDDQGPITIVHLDAHLDWRDEVNGIKDGLSSPMRRASELPYVKEIIQIGMRASGSARQEEADYARKWGAEIITAYELHDIGMEAVLARIPDGGRYYLTIDADGLDPTCMPAVAGPAPGGVTFVQARKLIHGLVNKGQVVGMDFVEIQPEKDINQHSCMIAGRLILNFIGAAIRAGYCDTTR encoded by the coding sequence ATGTCAGAACAATTAACCATTGCACCAAAAACTAATCATAAATCACTGTTATTTTCTGAACTTGCTTTAGATCTGGATAACCTGCAGGCGCATTTTGCCGTGTTAGGCATGCCTTATGGCGCGGCTTATACCCCACAGGATTATAACAACGATCAGACTAACGCACCCACCGCCATCCGTCAGGCATCTGACCGCGTGATTCGCAGCCCGGAGCGCTTTGATTTTGATATTGATGGCCCGCTGTTGCAGGGACGCGACGATGTGCGCTTTGTGGACTGCGGCGATGTGCCTGCCGATCTCAGCGATCCACGCGGGCATTTCCGCCGTGCCGAGCTGGCGACGCGCAAGATCCTTGCGGCGGGTGCGATCCCGATAGTGCTGGGCGGCGACCACGGTATCACCAACCCGATCCTGCGCGCTTTTGACGACCAGGGGCCGATCACCATTGTGCATCTCGATGCTCATCTTGACTGGCGCGATGAGGTCAATGGCATCAAAGATGGCCTCTCCAGCCCAATGCGACGCGCCTCTGAACTGCCGTATGTCAAAGAGATTATTCAGATCGGTATGCGCGCTTCGGGCAGTGCGCGCCAGGAGGAGGCAGACTATGCACGAAAATGGGGCGCTGAAATTATCACTGCCTATGAATTGCACGATATTGGTATGGAAGCGGTGCTGGCGCGTATCCCCGATGGCGGCCGCTACTACCTGACTATTGATGCGGATGGCCTTGATCCAACCTGTATGCCAGCGGTTGCCGGACCGGCGCCAGGCGGCGTGACCTTCGTTCAGGCACGAAAATTGATACATGGCCTGGTGAACAAAGGACAAGTGGTGGGGATGGACTTCGTTGAAATCCAGCCAGAAAAAGATATTAACCAGCACTCCTGCATGATTGCAGGCCGTCTGATTCTCAATTTTATCGGGGCCGCGATCCGCGCGGGCTATTGCGATACCACGCGTTAA
- a CDS encoding transporter substrate-binding domain-containing protein, producing the protein MKLKTLLLTLCLPALLHIGSTLAAEPVRVAIDPTFPPMEYIKDGKRTGFDIDMASALAEKLGRPLEYTDMDFKAMVPSVLAGRSDIILSAIYITDERKKVVDFTDPYFSAGLVVMVNKDNTSIKGPADLAGKRVAVQVGTKSVSVMNAQYPTAKLIEVEKNEEMFNSLTSGRADAVVTGKPAALLYAKARGVSKVLDEPLTREDYGIAVSKREPELRAELNKALQAIRADGSWQRIHEKWFGVAGN; encoded by the coding sequence ATGAAACTGAAAACCTTATTGCTGACGCTTTGCCTGCCTGCGCTGTTGCATATCGGCTCCACGCTGGCCGCTGAGCCGGTACGTGTGGCGATTGATCCCACTTTCCCGCCGATGGAGTACATCAAGGACGGTAAGCGCACTGGTTTTGATATCGATATGGCCAGCGCGCTGGCGGAAAAGCTTGGCCGCCCGCTGGAGTACACCGATATGGACTTTAAAGCGATGGTGCCTTCAGTGCTGGCCGGACGTTCCGACATTATTCTGTCGGCGATCTATATCACCGATGAGCGCAAAAAAGTGGTCGATTTTACCGACCCTTACTTCTCTGCCGGTCTGGTGGTAATGGTCAATAAAGATAACACCAGCATCAAAGGCCCGGCCGATCTTGCCGGTAAACGCGTAGCGGTGCAGGTGGGCACGAAGTCAGTCAGCGTGATGAATGCCCAATACCCAACCGCTAAATTGATTGAAGTGGAAAAAAATGAGGAGATGTTTAACTCGTTAACTTCCGGCCGCGCTGATGCGGTGGTCACCGGTAAACCGGCGGCGCTGCTGTACGCCAAAGCGCGTGGTGTCAGCAAAGTGTTAGACGAACCGTTAACCCGTGAGGACTACGGCATTGCCGTCAGTAAACGTGAGCCTGAACTGCGCGCTGAACTGAATAAAGCGTTGCAGGCAATTCGCGCCGACGGCAGCTGGCAGCGTATCCACGAGAAGTGGTTTGGCGTTGCGGGCAACTAA
- a CDS encoding amino acid ABC transporter permease, which yields MVTFDFTPALAGWRDLLSGALVTIEITLCAMVLSCILGTLIGLARVNPARKALWLAGNTYVVLVRGTPLLVQLFILYFGLPYFGIVIPAFVCGVIGMGCYSAAYVSELVRGAILSIDRGQMEASRSMGMSSGQAMRWVIMPQALVRMVPPMANEFIALTKNSALVSLVTIHDVMHEGQKIISVSYRSLEVYIVIAFIYLILTSATMLALRKLENKLRAGGMVQ from the coding sequence ATGGTCACGTTTGATTTTACACCGGCCCTGGCAGGCTGGCGGGATCTGCTCTCAGGCGCGCTGGTGACCATCGAAATAACCCTGTGTGCCATGGTGTTAAGCTGCATTCTTGGCACGCTGATTGGTCTGGCGCGGGTTAATCCCGCGCGTAAAGCGCTGTGGCTGGCTGGCAACACCTATGTGGTGCTGGTGCGCGGCACGCCGCTGCTGGTACAGCTGTTTATCCTCTATTTTGGTCTGCCCTATTTCGGCATCGTGATCCCGGCGTTTGTCTGCGGGGTGATTGGTATGGGCTGTTACTCCGCCGCCTATGTGTCGGAACTGGTGCGTGGGGCGATTCTGTCGATCGACCGTGGTCAGATGGAGGCGTCGCGTTCGATGGGCATGTCCTCGGGGCAGGCGATGCGCTGGGTGATTATGCCGCAGGCGCTGGTGCGTATGGTGCCGCCAATGGCCAATGAGTTTATTGCGCTGACCAAGAATTCGGCGCTGGTATCGCTGGTAACCATTCATGACGTGATGCATGAAGGGCAGAAAATTATCAGCGTTTCCTACCGCTCGCTGGAGGTCTATATCGTGATTGCCTTTATCTATCTGATACTGACCAGCGCCACCATGCTGGCGTTACGCAAGCTGGAAAACAAGCTGCGCGCCGGAGGGATGGTGCAATGA